One genomic segment of Methanothermobacter wolfeii includes these proteins:
- a CDS encoding phage tail tape measure protein yields the protein MVLEKLNELPDEVTIKVGVDDNATTIIESIIKSIHEIPNDITTTVHAEVEGMDDIKDLNHVMDDLEREYSTTVEVSVEGAEGVDELKHSIKEADGQEVNVEVNTEGIEEAEDRLSSITSAVSDMKSQVIGLLGAYMSYQGITSALNYGKLIDQTAVLTNATRGQRKELEKTIEANYNYTLGMKGGAEIMYTLASYTRDYTLTIGYYKAALTAVARSGEDASTVTLTLARVFRDFNITVAESEGLTHKLLELWRRSGFSSFTEFLGMVDRTGYYLDQAGVSADTTAKIIASLGPRGTRVIRQLGRELGNIGREWKEGSDVVEEYGKKLEKLGISVRDSSGNLKSFNEVLEEFLTYLSTIPDDAERARVATEIFGEKAGPALAEVADKWDELGDVSEENAKKTNKALGESAAAHRDILTEIKGNLDKFIDDINTFLEGTGYVGQMVASILFFSIVKDIYDLVKKALKIVIKKIWDVLKDSLKNVSRERLTGFAESVKDALKNALDDAITRLKTDDFVQKFLNKMEDSLREVARKLWDRLKNLLRDEGGRAFDRLDVDGVITRLGTNLDDAASSILPRFGTSIGRTLVKAVGEGVGVALQTADILYNFKEYLRDILEDPFKFVSPVAEYSYPEWLRRIFSPETIFKAIMGPEEWEKAKNILLENARVYIQEPFRREVENFFKDPARYLKEGFSQMWSDFKAWVYSHIPSFEWPSLPPIKVPDIVGVMRSKWEEFKVWVYSHIPSFEWPSLPSIKVPDIVGGIRSKWEQFKAWVYSRIPSFKWPSLPSIKVPDIVGGIRSKWEQFKAWVRSAFKSFRWPNLPNIKLPDFAGLMKSAWSKFKSAVSSSFKSFKWPSLPLPNFSGIASKFREWGSSFISNLAAGIRSAIPNLNRVLSIIRRLLPSSPPKEGPLSTLTYEIMHEYGYLLGTHFNRGLSATIPGTVESLGKPSLVIPSDVTAGRGSSMLMGGLNLQINTNVSVDKIESEVDVDDMARRITDKVKENMCDELNRQGILPYLYGRGYVRGVR from the coding sequence ATGGTCCTTGAAAAGTTGAATGAACTCCCAGATGAAGTCACCATAAAAGTGGGGGTGGATGATAACGCCACAACCATCATAGAATCCATCATCAAATCAATCCATGAAATCCCCAATGACATCACCACCACAGTGCACGCTGAAGTGGAGGGCATGGATGACATCAAAGACCTTAACCATGTAATGGATGATCTGGAGAGAGAATACTCCACAACCGTGGAGGTTTCAGTTGAAGGGGCTGAAGGGGTAGATGAACTGAAACATAGTATCAAGGAAGCAGACGGCCAGGAAGTGAACGTTGAGGTTAACACGGAGGGTATTGAGGAAGCGGAGGACAGGCTATCCAGCATCACATCCGCAGTCTCAGACATGAAATCCCAGGTCATTGGATTGTTAGGGGCATACATGAGCTACCAAGGTATAACGTCAGCCCTGAACTATGGGAAGCTCATAGATCAGACAGCCGTCCTTACAAACGCCACGAGGGGGCAGAGGAAAGAACTGGAGAAAACGATCGAGGCGAACTATAACTACACCCTCGGGATGAAGGGTGGGGCTGAGATAATGTACACCCTCGCATCATACACACGTGACTACACACTCACCATCGGATACTATAAGGCGGCACTCACAGCAGTCGCAAGGAGTGGGGAGGATGCATCCACAGTAACACTCACCCTTGCAAGGGTTTTCAGGGACTTTAACATCACGGTCGCGGAGAGTGAGGGCCTCACCCATAAACTCTTAGAACTCTGGAGACGGTCAGGGTTCTCCAGCTTCACCGAGTTTCTCGGAATGGTTGACCGTACAGGGTACTACCTGGACCAAGCGGGGGTGTCAGCTGACACCACAGCGAAGATCATCGCCAGCCTAGGGCCACGGGGGACAAGGGTTATCAGGCAGCTGGGCAGAGAACTCGGAAACATCGGACGTGAATGGAAGGAAGGCTCCGATGTGGTGGAGGAGTATGGTAAGAAACTGGAGAAACTCGGGATAAGTGTTAGAGACTCATCAGGGAACCTGAAGAGCTTCAATGAGGTGCTGGAGGAATTCCTCACATACTTGAGCACCATACCTGATGATGCGGAGAGAGCCCGAGTGGCTACTGAAATCTTCGGTGAGAAGGCCGGCCCGGCTCTTGCAGAGGTTGCTGATAAATGGGATGAATTGGGGGATGTGAGTGAAGAGAATGCTAAGAAGACAAACAAGGCGCTGGGTGAGTCAGCCGCTGCGCACCGTGATATCCTCACAGAGATAAAAGGGAATCTTGACAAGTTTATTGATGATATTAATACTTTCCTGGAGGGAACTGGGTATGTAGGGCAAATGGTAGCATCTATCCTATTCTTTTCCATCGTTAAGGATATCTACGACTTAGTTAAAAAAGCCCTGAAGATAGTGATTAAAAAGATATGGGACGTCCTGAAGGATTCACTTAAGAATGTTAGCAGGGAGAGACTAACAGGATTCGCTGAATCCGTGAAAGACGCATTGAAAAATGCCTTGGATGATGCTATCACCCGTCTCAAGACGGATGATTTTGTTCAGAAATTTTTGAATAAGATGGAGGACTCTCTGAGGGAGGTGGCCCGGAAACTCTGGGATCGATTAAAGAACCTGCTCAGGGATGAAGGTGGTAGAGCCTTTGATAGGCTAGATGTTGACGGGGTAATCACTCGTCTCGGCACGAACCTTGATGATGCTGCCAGCAGTATTCTTCCTAGGTTCGGTACCAGTATAGGGAGAACTCTCGTGAAGGCTGTGGGGGAAGGCGTCGGGGTGGCGCTGCAAACAGCAGACATACTCTACAACTTTAAAGAGTACTTGAGGGACATCCTCGAGGATCCATTCAAATTCGTCAGTCCTGTTGCAGAGTACAGTTACCCTGAATGGTTAAGGAGGATCTTCTCCCCAGAAACAATATTCAAGGCCATCATGGGACCTGAAGAGTGGGAAAAAGCGAAGAACATACTCCTCGAGAATGCCAGAGTGTACATCCAGGAACCGTTCAGGCGTGAAGTTGAGAACTTCTTCAAGGACCCTGCAAGATACCTTAAAGAAGGGTTCAGTCAGATGTGGAGTGATTTCAAGGCGTGGGTGTACAGTCACATCCCTTCCTTTGAATGGCCGAGCTTACCCCCTATTAAGGTCCCTGATATAGTGGGGGTCATGAGGAGCAAGTGGGAGGAATTTAAGGTGTGGGTGTACAGTCATATCCCCTCCTTTGAATGGCCGAGCTTACCCTCTATTAAGGTCCCTGATATAGTGGGAGGCATACGGAGTAAATGGGAGCAGTTCAAGGCGTGGGTGTACAGTCGCATCCCCTCCTTTAAATGGCCGAGCTTACCCTCTATTAAGGTCCCTGATATAGTGGGAGGCATACGGAGTAAATGGGAGCAGTTCAAGGCGTGGGTCCGCTCAGCCTTCAAATCATTCAGATGGCCAAACCTTCCCAACATCAAACTACCAGACTTCGCAGGGCTTATGAAATCAGCATGGTCCAAATTTAAGAGTGCCGTGTCATCCTCGTTCAAGTCATTCAAATGGCCAAGCCTACCTCTCCCTAATTTCAGTGGCATAGCCTCCAAGTTCAGGGAGTGGGGGTCAAGTTTCATATCTAACCTTGCAGCAGGAATCCGTTCAGCGATTCCTAACCTAAACCGTGTTCTTAGCATCATAAGAAGGTTGTTACCATCATCACCACCAAAAGAGGGGCCATTATCCACCCTAACCTATGAGATTATGCATGAATATGGTTACCTCCTCGGGACACACTTCAATAGGGGATTGAGTGCTACAATCCCCGGTACCGTTGAGAGCCTCGGGAAACCGAGTCTCGTAATACCATCCGATGTGACTGCTGGTCGGGGGTCATCCATGTTGATGGGTGGTTTGAATCTGCAGATAAATACGAATGTCTCCGTGGATAAGATTGAATCTGAGGTGGATGTGGATGATATGGCTCGGAGGATAACGGATAAGGTGAAGGAGAATATGTGTGATGAATTGAACAGGCAAGGTATCCTCCCCTACCTGTATGGCCGCGGATATGTGAGGGGGGTGAGATGA
- a CDS encoding HK97 gp10 family phage protein, producing MIEIRIDKPDALMEKPHEVQGKIEETLEKILNQLQGIAENTAPVKTGNLRDSHIISIEGSTGELSNLAYYLPFVLHGRGWVFPVRRKALWWPELPHPVAYARPAPPNDYFSAVVAYSAPEGVVEETLIEWLRE from the coding sequence ATGATAGAGATCAGGATAGACAAGCCAGATGCTCTCATGGAGAAACCCCATGAGGTCCAAGGGAAAATCGAGGAGACCCTTGAAAAGATATTGAATCAACTCCAGGGGATCGCTGAGAACACAGCCCCAGTAAAGACAGGGAATCTCCGCGACAGCCACATCATCAGCATCGAAGGAAGCACTGGTGAACTAAGTAACCTCGCATACTACCTCCCATTCGTACTCCATGGACGTGGATGGGTGTTCCCGGTCCGGAGGAAAGCTCTCTGGTGGCCTGAACTACCCCATCCAGTCGCCTATGCGAGACCCGCGCCACCAAATGACTACTTCAGCGCCGTTGTGGCGTACAGTGCACCTGAGGGTGTGGTGGAGGAAACACTCATAGAGTGGTTGAGAGAATGA
- a CDS encoding phage head closure protein has protein sequence MLRRYGQEVTLVHHSLKERDQRGQPVYEDDTRPLKAFFHVNRGGERIINGQRISDYDAYVLIPLGVSIMRGDHILIGEDKYTVTSIIKNRTHIEATLQRIADT, from the coding sequence TTGCTACGGAGGTATGGACAGGAGGTTACACTTGTGCACCACAGCCTGAAGGAGAGGGATCAGCGAGGACAACCAGTCTACGAGGATGATACCAGGCCTCTGAAGGCATTTTTCCATGTGAACCGTGGAGGGGAACGCATCATCAATGGGCAGAGGATCAGTGATTATGACGCATACGTACTCATACCACTCGGTGTGTCCATCATGAGAGGGGACCACATCCTCATCGGCGAGGACAAGTACACCGTTACTAGTATCATCAAGAACAGGACACATATCGAGGCAACCCTACAGAGGATAGCGGACACGTGA
- a CDS encoding phage major capsid protein translates to MDFLNKPFQITPKIDVPDLGKGILAVQRFGEFVREVRENSAIIKDARVLNALKSYEVDISRISLGVELEPGRNTSGTKVAPTADEVTVSTNTLEMKELVTKVVLEDEALEDNIEQSAFEQTITSLLASGVTYDLECFFLHADSSLTTGRELYRINDGWMKLAGNQYTDAEPEDENWPLNLFDGMMDELDTRYLQLKPRMKFYVSNEIYNGYRKQLLVRETGLGDSALIGATGLQYDGIPIQYVPALDALGDDKARALLTVPTNLVYGFWRNIRIEPKRDAAMRRTEYIASLRADCNYEDENAAVAAVIDMSSGG, encoded by the coding sequence ATGGATTTTCTGAACAAACCATTCCAAATAACCCCTAAGATAGACGTCCCTGACCTTGGAAAAGGGATACTCGCGGTTCAGAGGTTCGGGGAGTTCGTCAGGGAAGTCCGTGAAAACTCCGCGATAATAAAGGATGCAAGGGTCCTGAATGCCCTCAAGTCCTATGAGGTGGACATTTCAAGGATAAGCCTCGGTGTTGAACTGGAACCTGGCAGGAACACATCAGGGACAAAGGTTGCCCCGACTGCTGATGAAGTGACCGTGAGCACCAATACACTGGAGATGAAAGAACTCGTAACCAAGGTCGTCCTTGAGGATGAGGCCCTGGAGGACAACATAGAACAGTCAGCATTCGAACAGACAATCACATCACTCCTTGCAAGTGGAGTCACCTATGACCTGGAGTGCTTCTTCCTACATGCTGACTCCAGCCTCACCACTGGCAGGGAACTCTACAGGATCAATGATGGATGGATGAAGCTTGCAGGGAACCAGTATACTGATGCAGAACCTGAAGATGAGAACTGGCCCCTCAACCTCTTTGACGGCATGATGGATGAACTGGACACGAGGTACTTGCAGCTCAAGCCAAGGATGAAGTTCTACGTCTCCAATGAGATATACAACGGATACAGGAAGCAGCTACTCGTCAGGGAAACAGGACTCGGTGACTCGGCCCTCATAGGTGCCACGGGACTGCAGTATGATGGTATACCAATACAGTATGTCCCTGCCCTGGATGCCCTCGGCGACGATAAAGCAAGGGCCCTCCTCACGGTCCCCACGAACCTCGTATACGGGTTCTGGAGGAATATCAGGATAGAACCCAAACGTGACGCTGCGATGAGGAGGACTGAGTACATTGCCAGCCTCAGAGCAGATTGCAACTATGAGGATGAGAATGCGGCAGTCGCTGCGGTCATAGACATGTCCTCAGGTGGATGA
- a CDS encoding XkdF-like putative serine protease domain-containing protein, producing the protein MNDGKWEKPNLEDFKDIEEYALFHLGKDPEADPNTAEAYAYPYGRGGEVYIQALRAIKSYTAGARGAPRNQEIYDAASELLEMAKEEASEKTYTLQYGNHAVKINKDKRLVTGPVLVPDEPDLDGDVVTAEQVEEVAYKFMEDYQNIDIMHRFRNVARPVESYILRADEEINGVHLPRGTWMITARIYDDGIWEGVKTGKYTGFSITAVPAQKAQKSYPKTTLRELGWPWEVVTISIVDKPAVPKAKYLSIKRDGGDDVDEKSLLKQIFTTLKSYFDDDEGGEAVKDEKQEPEPEEEITTNTILEAIQELKKEISKIHERLNEMMEEEDDDEDEDKVNPEQVVDEAATSKVEPQSLKGQVAEKKHNDASDLKIMGVDRFGRPIKR; encoded by the coding sequence GTGAATGATGGCAAGTGGGAGAAACCCAACCTTGAGGATTTCAAGGATATCGAGGAATATGCACTATTCCACCTCGGGAAGGACCCTGAGGCCGACCCCAACACCGCTGAGGCCTATGCCTACCCTTATGGCCGTGGAGGTGAAGTGTACATCCAGGCGCTCAGGGCCATCAAGTCCTACACTGCGGGGGCCAGAGGCGCGCCCAGGAACCAGGAGATATATGATGCTGCAAGCGAACTCCTCGAGATGGCCAAGGAGGAGGCATCGGAGAAAACATACACCCTCCAGTATGGGAACCATGCCGTGAAGATAAACAAGGATAAACGCCTGGTCACAGGACCTGTTCTCGTCCCGGATGAACCTGACCTAGATGGGGATGTGGTGACGGCGGAACAGGTTGAAGAGGTTGCCTACAAGTTCATGGAGGACTACCAGAACATTGACATTATGCATAGGTTCAGGAACGTCGCCAGACCAGTGGAGTCCTACATCCTCCGTGCTGATGAGGAAATCAATGGCGTCCACTTACCCCGGGGGACGTGGATGATCACAGCGAGGATCTACGATGACGGCATATGGGAGGGGGTGAAGACGGGGAAATATACTGGATTCAGCATCACAGCCGTGCCCGCACAGAAAGCACAGAAATCTTACCCGAAGACAACCCTCCGTGAACTGGGATGGCCATGGGAAGTTGTCACTATCTCAATAGTTGACAAGCCTGCCGTCCCTAAGGCCAAATACTTGAGCATCAAACGAGATGGAGGTGATGATGTGGATGAGAAATCTCTCCTGAAGCAGATCTTCACAACCCTCAAATCCTACTTCGATGATGATGAGGGGGGAGAGGCTGTGAAGGATGAAAAACAAGAACCAGAACCGGAAGAGGAAATAACCACAAATACCATCCTAGAAGCAATCCAGGAATTGAAAAAAGAGATATCCAAGATACATGAACGCCTCAATGAAATGATGGAAGAAGAGGATGATGATGAGGACGAAGATAAAGTAAACCCCGAACAAGTAGTCGATGAAGCCGCCACGTCCAAAGTAGAACCACAATCCCTGAAGGGGCAGGTGGCTGAGAAGAAGCATAACGATGCAAGTGACTTAAAAATCATGGGTGTTGACCGTTTCGGCAGGCCCATAAAAAGATGA
- a CDS encoding phage portal protein — protein MFNYHLSIKSLEKYRAIKGDTDSQALKEDRFEEYVEPKVHPLVLLSLLQVNPYHASACSIKANDILRTGYLIDGDDGGVEELLRACRPSFEFILLQALEDLQVFNYCTLEVVRDDQGEPVRLDYIPAHTVRVHRDGSRYMQTWDGIHVTYFKDYRYEGEVNPDNGEDQDGVGANEIIFIHLPSPICSYYGVPRYLSAAPSILAMQKIDEYNYAFFDNYTIPSYVITVTGEFEDEMELGSDGEPTGRTVLQGLIEDNFKYLKEAPHTPLVFSIPGGDTVEVTFTPLNTSQKELSFREYAAEKKHDIAAAHMIDPYRLGITDVGPLGGNFAEVARRTYYESVVRPQQEIVSSVLTDFIQLKLDPGARFVFNEEILMESEFVHNYALLVQCGVLTPSEVREKLFGLDGGPDMFMVPSSIGKSAMKRQKRNYEKNQINEIKRTYAKYKPRIQEIISSESPLEDKKKKIDEVLSDFRAEAYENGKKMLSIAGDMGTMSAINRGVSMIPPKPSNLEAYEDLLAASVDDIVERIRHYLYKVIGWREL, from the coding sequence ATGTTTAATTATCACTTATCAATCAAATCATTAGAGAAATACCGGGCAATCAAGGGGGATACGGATTCACAGGCCCTTAAGGAGGATAGATTTGAGGAGTACGTTGAACCCAAGGTCCACCCACTAGTCCTACTCTCACTATTACAGGTGAATCCTTATCATGCCAGCGCCTGCAGTATTAAGGCTAATGATATCCTCCGTACAGGCTACCTGATAGATGGTGATGATGGTGGGGTTGAGGAGTTATTGAGGGCATGTAGGCCCTCATTTGAGTTCATCCTCCTTCAGGCCCTTGAGGATTTGCAGGTCTTCAATTATTGTACATTGGAGGTTGTCAGGGATGATCAGGGTGAGCCTGTCCGGTTGGATTATATCCCCGCCCATACGGTCCGGGTGCACAGGGATGGTTCAAGGTACATGCAAACATGGGATGGGATCCATGTAACCTACTTTAAGGATTACCGGTATGAGGGGGAGGTTAACCCGGATAATGGTGAGGATCAGGATGGTGTGGGGGCTAATGAGATTATCTTTATCCATCTGCCTTCACCAATCTGCAGCTACTATGGAGTCCCCAGGTACCTCTCAGCAGCCCCCTCTATACTGGCCATGCAAAAGATTGATGAGTATAATTACGCCTTTTTTGATAATTACACGATCCCCAGCTATGTTATCACTGTGACTGGGGAGTTTGAGGATGAAATGGAATTAGGATCGGATGGTGAACCCACAGGCCGAACAGTGCTTCAGGGCCTCATTGAGGACAACTTTAAGTACTTGAAGGAGGCCCCCCATACCCCCCTTGTCTTCTCAATCCCCGGGGGAGACACGGTTGAAGTTACGTTCACCCCCCTCAACACTTCACAGAAGGAACTGAGTTTCAGGGAATATGCGGCTGAAAAGAAACATGATATCGCCGCCGCCCATATGATCGACCCTTACAGGTTGGGGATAACAGACGTGGGGCCATTGGGTGGTAATTTTGCTGAGGTGGCAAGGCGCACCTACTATGAATCTGTTGTGCGCCCCCAACAGGAGATCGTATCATCAGTCTTAACGGATTTCATACAACTCAAACTGGACCCTGGCGCCCGGTTCGTCTTCAATGAGGAGATTCTCATGGAATCAGAGTTTGTGCATAATTATGCTCTCCTGGTGCAGTGTGGTGTTCTCACCCCCTCTGAGGTTAGGGAGAAACTCTTTGGTTTGGATGGGGGCCCTGACATGTTCATGGTCCCATCTAGCATAGGCAAGTCTGCTATGAAGCGGCAGAAGAGGAACTATGAAAAGAACCAGATCAATGAGATCAAGAGGACCTATGCCAAGTACAAGCCCCGCATCCAGGAGATCATATCCTCAGAGTCCCCACTAGAGGATAAAAAGAAAAAAATCGATGAAGTTTTATCGGACTTTAGGGCGGAGGCATATGAAAACGGTAAGAAGATGCTCAGCATAGCAGGGGATATGGGGACCATGTCAGCCATCAACAGGGGCGTCTCCATGATCCCCCCCAAACCATCAAACCTAGAGGCCTATGAGGATCTCCTGGCAGCCTCTGTGGATGATATAGTGGAGCGGATACGACATTACCTTTACAAAGTCATAGGATGGAGGGAACTGTAA
- the terL gene encoding phage terminase large subunit — MKRLKVKVADWKKKLKESENIRSILQGLSDRELKLFYSTIILNPYIPVNPFHKQIKFLLSDEREVLYGGAAGGGKSVALLMGALQYVHYSDYAALILRRTYPELSQEGGLIDMANDWLGGTDAEWNEQKKRWTFPSGAALQFGHMEHEKDRYRYQGSSYHYIAFDELTEFLESQYRFMFRSLRKEADDPIPLRFRATSNPGGIGHEWVKTRFITGEKTFIPSTWRENPYLNRDEYEEALNMLDHVTRRQLKEGDWDVSIQGGVFRREWFEIIDTPPHDLVMKLRYWDLAATPHDGSNDPDYTVGLLMGVDQDDYYYVLDIQRFRGSPGEVKARVLRTAEEDGREVIIAKEEEPGSSGKIVTDYLRSLLQGYTLRADRVTGDKTTRALPVSSYAESFRIKVLRASWTQAFLDELEAFPSEGVHDDQVDAFSGAFNTLAMEMRKKRKIYISGPLRRMSHV; from the coding sequence ATGAAGAGGCTGAAGGTGAAGGTGGCTGACTGGAAAAAGAAACTGAAAGAATCAGAGAATATTCGAAGCATCCTCCAGGGCCTCTCTGACAGGGAATTGAAGCTGTTCTATTCAACGATAATATTGAACCCATATATCCCTGTGAACCCCTTCCATAAACAGATTAAGTTTTTATTGTCAGATGAACGTGAAGTCCTGTATGGTGGTGCTGCAGGTGGCGGTAAATCAGTGGCTTTACTTATGGGGGCTCTGCAGTATGTGCATTACTCTGATTACGCCGCCCTAATCCTGCGCCGAACCTATCCTGAGCTCAGCCAGGAAGGAGGCCTTATAGACATGGCAAATGACTGGCTTGGGGGGACGGATGCAGAGTGGAATGAACAGAAAAAACGGTGGACATTCCCCTCCGGCGCTGCATTGCAGTTTGGGCATATGGAACATGAAAAGGACCGCTACAGATACCAGGGGTCATCATATCATTATATCGCATTCGATGAGCTCACAGAGTTCCTGGAGTCTCAGTACAGGTTCATGTTCAGGTCATTAAGAAAAGAAGCGGATGACCCTATACCCCTACGCTTCAGAGCCACCAGTAACCCTGGAGGTATTGGGCATGAATGGGTTAAAACCCGGTTCATTACAGGTGAAAAGACATTCATCCCCTCCACTTGGAGGGAAAACCCTTATCTTAACCGGGATGAATATGAAGAGGCCCTGAATATGCTTGACCATGTCACACGTCGGCAACTAAAAGAGGGTGACTGGGATGTTAGCATCCAGGGCGGGGTTTTCAGGCGGGAATGGTTTGAGATCATAGACACACCACCCCATGACTTGGTGATGAAACTCAGGTACTGGGACCTTGCAGCAACCCCCCATGATGGTTCGAATGATCCTGATTACACGGTGGGCCTATTGATGGGTGTTGATCAGGATGACTACTACTATGTCCTTGATATTCAACGATTCAGAGGATCCCCTGGTGAGGTGAAGGCCAGGGTCTTGAGGACCGCTGAGGAGGATGGCCGGGAAGTCATCATAGCCAAGGAGGAGGAACCAGGGTCCTCTGGGAAGATTGTCACCGATTACCTGCGGAGTCTACTGCAGGGTTACACGCTCCGGGCGGACAGGGTAACTGGTGATAAGACGACACGGGCCCTGCCAGTATCCAGTTATGCTGAATCCTTTCGCATTAAGGTTTTAAGGGCCTCATGGACACAGGCATTCCTTGATGAACTTGAAGCATTCCCTTCTGAGGGCGTGCATGACGACCAGGTCGATGCCTTCAGCGGAGCATTCAATACATTGGCCATGGAGATGAGGAAGAAGAGGAAGATCTATATCTCCGGACCTCTCAGGAGGATGAGTCATGTTTAA
- a CDS encoding putative small terminase subunit, whose translation MKETPTQRKAFEYYYSLGDKRNLKKVAEKFGYSYDTIRGWSSKLRWRERIYQYEKKQLQEIRRAREELSEESKEYYADLWSKYLKACSLTLEGYIESIENGGEGLTLQTSKDLHNLGLAIALGLGDPTEIHEHRESGGELEDLLEDLVSATKNLKDEGMDEGLDDEEAEGEGG comes from the coding sequence ATGAAAGAAACACCAACCCAAAGGAAAGCATTCGAATACTACTACTCCCTTGGCGACAAAAGAAACCTGAAAAAAGTCGCTGAAAAATTCGGATACTCATATGACACAATCAGAGGATGGTCATCCAAACTCAGGTGGCGGGAGAGGATATACCAGTACGAGAAGAAACAACTCCAGGAGATAAGAAGAGCGCGTGAAGAATTATCAGAGGAGTCAAAGGAGTATTATGCTGACCTCTGGAGCAAATACCTTAAGGCTTGCAGCCTCACACTGGAGGGTTACATTGAATCCATCGAGAATGGAGGGGAAGGCCTCACTTTACAGACATCTAAGGACCTCCATAACCTTGGATTAGCAATAGCATTAGGCCTGGGGGATCCTACTGAGATACATGAACACCGTGAAAGTGGTGGTGAACTGGAGGATTTGCTGGAGGATCTTGTGTCGGCCACGAAGAACCTGAAGGATGAGGGTATGGATGAAGGCCTGGATGATGAAGAGGCTGAAGGTGAAGGTGGCTGA
- a CDS encoding ASCH domain-containing protein yields the protein MKVLLSVKPKYVEKIMSGDKRYEFRKTIWKKKINEVYIYSTTPEKKIVASFTYNKVIKEDPQTLWEFYHEESGLTQGEFFDYFRGIKKGYAIPIKELKPFDPPLELSLNNIRPPQSFRYISEEQVSHLI from the coding sequence ATGAAAGTTTTACTTTCAGTTAAACCTAAATATGTAGAAAAAATAATGAGTGGCGATAAAAGATATGAGTTCCGAAAAACTATTTGGAAAAAAAAGATTAATGAAGTTTATATTTATTCAACGACCCCGGAAAAAAAAATTGTGGCTTCCTTTACTTATAATAAAGTGATAAAAGAAGACCCCCAGACTCTATGGGAATTTTATCACGAGGAATCCGGTTTGACGCAGGGGGAGTTTTTTGATTATTTTCGCGGTATTAAAAAAGGTTATGCAATACCCATCAAGGAGTTAAAACCTTTTGATCCTCCACTGGAGTTATCCTTAAACAATATAAGGCCCCCTCAAAGCTTTAGATATATATCAGAGGAACAAGTATCACATCTAATTTAA